GGCACGAACACGGCCTCGAAGTACGGCGGGCCGACCGAGATCTTGCCGAGATTGAGCGCGTCGAGGAACAGCGGATACAGTGTGCCGAGCAGCACCGAGGCCGAGGCCACGGTGAGCAGCACGTTGTTGCCGAGCAGCGCGGTCTCGCGCGATACGAAGGCAAAGCTGCCGCCACCCATCAGCTTGTTGGCGCGCATCGCGTACAGCAGCAGCGAGAAGCCGATCACGATCACCAGCAGGGCGAGGATGTAGAGGCCACGCTTGGGGTCGGTGGCGAAGGCGTGCACACTGGTGATCACGCCCGAGCGCACGAGGAAGGTGCCGAGCAGCGACAGCGAGAAGGCGCCGATCGCCAGCAGCACCGTCCAGCTGCGGAAGGCGCCGCGCTTCTCGGTGACGGCGAGCGAATGGATCAGCGCGGTGCCGAGCAGCCACGGCATGAAGGAGGCGTTCTCGACCGGGTCCCAGAACCACCAGCCGCCCCAGCCGAGTTCGTAGTAGGCCCAGCCCGAGCCGACCGCGATGCCCGCGGTGAGGAACACCCAGGCGATCGTGGTCCACGGCCGCGACCAGCGCGCCCAGGCGGCGTCGAGGCGCCCGGAGAGCAGCGCAGCGATCGCGAATGCGAAGGCGACCGAGAACCCGACGTAGCCCATGTAGAGCAGCGGCGGGTGGATGATCATCCCCGGGTCCTGCAGCAGCGGATTGAGGTCGCGGCCTTCGCCCACGCCCGGCAGCAGGCGCTCGAAGGGGTTCGAGGTGACCAGCGTGAAGGAGATGAATCCGGCACTGACGAGACCCAGGACGCCGAGCACGCGGGCGAGGAAGGCGTCGGGCAGATGGCGCGAGAACACCGTCACCGCGACCGTCCACAGCGACAGCGACATCGCCCACAGCAGCAGCGAGCCTTCGTGGTTGCCCCAGACGCCGGTGATCTTGTACATCAGCGGCGTCGCGCTGTGCGAGTTCGAGGCCGCGAGCTGCACCGAGAAGTCGCTGGTGACGAAGGCCCAGGTCAGGCACACGTAGCTGAAGAGGATGAAGAAGAACTGCCCCTGCGCCGCGGGCCGGCCGACCGCCATCAGCGCCATGCTGTTGCGCTGGGCGCCGATGAGCGGTACCACCGCCTGCACCAGCGACAGCACGAGGGCGAGGATGAGGGCGAAGTGTCCGAGTTCGGGGATCATGTCACTGGCTCACCGTCTGTGCGGCCTTCTGCGCCTGCTCCACGGCGTGGGCGGCTTCCGGCGGCATGTAGTTCTCGTCGTGCTTGGCGAGCACCTCGGTGGCGCGGAACACGCCGCCCTCGAGCTTGCCCTGCACCACGGCGCCCTTGCCCTCCTTGAAGAGGTCGGGCAGCGTGCCGCTGTAGGTGACCGGGATCACCTTGGCGGTGTCGGTGATCGCGAAACGCACGGTGATCCCGTCCGCCTCACGCTGGATCGAGCCATCCTCGACCATGCCGCCGATGCGGAAGGTCTTGCCGGTGGGCGCCTTGCCCTCCGAGACCTCGGTCGGCGTGTGGAAGAACACCAGGTTCTGCTGGAAGGCGCTCAACACCAGTGCCACCGCGGCGAACAGCAGGGCCACCCCGCCGCCGACCAGCATCAGACGCTTGCTACGGGCTTTCATTGTTCCGACTCCATGGCGGGCGCGAAGCCATCGCCTGTACGCTTGCTCGAATCCTTGCCGACCGCTCGCCGCCAGCGCAGCAGACGGCGAACGGTGTCCTTCCGACGCTGGAACACGAGCGCGAGTTCCAGCGCGATCAGGGCGAACGTGACGCCGTAGCTGCCCCAGACGAAGAAGGCTGCGCCTCCCATGTCCCAGAACGCGGACCAGCTCTCCCATTGCGACATCAGGCACGACCTCCGAGATTGCTCATCGCAGCCGGCGCGCTGCGCTCGAGCTCGGCGGCGACCCACTCGGTGTGGCGCTCGCGCTCGAGGATCATCGGCCGCACCCGCCAGAACACCACCGCCAGCGTGTAGGCCCAGGACGCGAAGGCCATCACCAGCATGCCGGCGAGCATGGTCGCGGCCATCGACGGCGCCTTGGTGAGGCTCACCGAGGCGCCCTGGTGCAGGGTGTTCCACCACTGCACCGAGAAATAGATGATCGGCACATTGACCGCGCCGACCAGCGCGATGATCGCCCCCGCGCGATCGGCGCGGCGCGGGTCCTCGATCGCCCGGGTGAGCGCGATGAAACCGAAGTAGAGGAAGAGCAGCAGAAGCTGCGAGGTGAGGCGCGCATCCCACACCCAGTAGGCGCCCCAGGTGGGTTTGCCCCACAGCGCGCCGGTCCACAGCGCGACGAAGCAGAACATCGCCCCGGTGGGCGCGAGCGCCTGACTCATCACGAAGGACAGCCGGGTGTTCATGACCAGGCCGACAGCCGACCAGAACGCCATCACCAGGTAGATGAACATCGACATCCATGCCGCCGGCACGTGGATGAAGATCACCCGATACACCTGGCCCTGCGTCGCGTCGGTGGGCGCAACGAAGAATCCGAGCCACAGGCCGATGACGGTGAGGACGATGGCGATGGCGGCGAACCAGGGAGCAAGACGGCCTGCTAGGGGGTAGAAATGCTGCGGCGAGGCAAACCTCAACAGGCTGCGACCGCGTTCGGGATTCGTCATGCTTTGAAGGTTCGTATCTACGTTGCGCCGCACCCGGGCCGCGGGCGCGAAACCATTGTCAATCGGTCGAAACTCAGTCGGTCGAAATTCTCAGTGCCGCCGCACAGGCCACCGGCGCCAGCGCGATCGCCCCTGCCAGGCCACCACCCAGCAGCAGCAGGTGCGCAACCGCCCCGGAGCCGGACAGCTCCGCCTCCACCGCCCCTGCGCCGAAGATCAGCACCGGAACGAACAGCGGCAGGACGAGCAGCGCCAGCAACATCCCGCCGCCACGCAAACCCAGCGTGAGCGCTGCGCCCACCGCGCCCAGCAATGCCAGGATCGGCGTCCCGAGCGCCAAACTTAGTATCAGCACCGGCAGACCGCCTTGCTCCAGGTCAAGCAGCAGCGCCATGGCCGGCGCCACCGCCACCACCGGCAATCCGGTGCTGATCCAGAACGCGAGCACCTTGGCCATCACCCACAGTGCTGCCGGCTCCCTGGACAGCAGGAGTTGCTCGAGAGTTCCGTCCGCGTAGTCCTGGGCAAACAGGCGGTGCAGCGACAGCAGGCAGGCCAGCAAGGCGGCGACCCACAGCACGCCGGGCGCGATCGCACGCAACTGGTTGGGCTCGGCGCCGACCCCGAACGGGAACAGGCACACGACGATGATGAAGAAGGCCAGCGTCACCAGCACGTCGGCTCGGCCACGCCAGGCGAGCAACAGGTCGCGCCGCAGCACCGCGAAGAAGGTGCTCAGCATGCGAAGGCCCCGACGTCGAGCACCGCGGGCGGACGCCGGAAGGGTGCGTCCTGGTGCGTGGTCAGCATGACCATTCCGCCTGCATCGCAGTGATCGGAGAGGGTCGCGGCAAGGTCGGCGACCGCATGCACATCGAGCGCGGTGAAGGGCTCGTCGAGCACCCACAGCGGCCGGTTGGCGGACAGGAACAGGCGCGCCAGACCGACGCGGCGGCGTTGTCCCTGCGACAGCACGCGCGCAGGCAGGTCGAGCTGGTTGGCGAGACCGATGCGCACGAGCGCATCGACGCAGCGCTGCGCATCGACCTCATCGCCCGCAGCCGAACACGCGAAGCGCAGGTTCTCGAGCGGCGTGAGAAGGTCATTGAGCGCGGCAGCGTGGCCGAGATATAGCAACTCGCCATGGAAGGCCTCGCGCTCGCGGCGGATGGAGTGCCCGCGCCACTGCACCTCGCCCGCCTCGGGCATGGCCAGGCCGGTGACCAGCCGCAACAGGCTGGTCTTGCCAACGCCGTTGGGACCGGCCACGCGCAACAGCTCACCTGCCGGCAGGCGGAAGGCGAGGTCGCGGAAAAGCAGGCGATCGCCCTTCAGGCAGGCGAGTTGTCGGACTTCGAGCATGGGGACGGATTGAACCACAGCCACGGCAGTGAGCGCCATCCCGGCACGGCGCGAAAGGGCTGGCCGAGTGAGGCGCCCCATCGCCCGGGGCGCAGGGCGAACCGGGCCGCACCGTGCGCATGCGCACCCGGTGCGGCCCTGAGGAGCGCGCGGATTACTGCTGGGCGGCAGGCGGCCGCGGATGCAGCATCTCCGGCGCCACGCCGCTGCGCTCGGCACCGATGTTCTGGACCACGGGCGGCAGCGAGTGGGCGATGCCCTTGTGGCAGTCGATGCAGGTCTTGCCCTCGGCGAAGCCGGCCTGGTGCATCTGGTTGGAGCGACGGCCCTGCACCGAGTAGTCGAAGTACTCGTAGTTGTGGCAGTTGCGGCACTCCTGAGAGTTGTTCGCCTTCATCCGGCGCCACTCGTTCTCGGCCAGGCGCAGGCGCTCCTGGTTGAACTTCTCCGGTGTGTCGATCGTGCCCATGACCTTGCCGTAGAGCTCGCGCGAGGCCTTGACCTTGCGGATCATCTTGGGGCCCCACTCCTTGGGCACGTGGCAATCCGGGCAGGTCGCGCGCACGCCGGTGCGGTTCTGGTAGTGGATGGTGTTGCGGTACTCCTTGAAGACGTTCTCCTGCATCTCGTGGCAGGAGATGCAGAACTTCTCCGTGTTGGTCATCTCCAGGGCCCAGTTGAAGCCACCCCAGAACACCACACCGGCCGCGAACAGCAGCACCACCGCGCCCCAACCGGCGCCACGGATGCGCTGCATCAGACTCTTTTTGTTGTCGGTCATTTCATACCCCGTTCAGACGTCCTCAGCGCAGGCCCTGGGCGCGCTGGAACTGGTTTTCGACCAGCGGGCGGGCATCGGTCTGCGGCACATGGCACTGCAGGCAGAAGTAGCGCCGCGGCGAGATGTTGGAAAGCTCGCTCCCCTCGCGATCCTTGAAGTGGGTGACGCTGACCTTGGTTGCACCGGTCTCGCGGTAGCGCGTCCAGGAGTGGCAGTCCATGCACTTGTTGAAGTTGATCGAGACCTCGTAACCATCGACCTTGTGCGGCACCAGTGGCGGTTGCTGCACGTAGTCGCGCGGCAGGGGCGCCTGGTCCGGGATGGGCTTGAAGTTGCCGACCGCCAGTTCCGGGTCGGCGACGTCGGCGCCACGGATACTGCGGACGCTCTGGGCCTCCGCGACATCGGGCAGTGCGGCGCCGATGCCGAGTGCGGCGACGAGCGCGATCACGAGATTGCGGGTTTGTTTTTTCATGACTCGCTCCTGTTGAATCGGGTCGTAATACGGAAAACGTCCTTGCCGCATACATCCACACAGCGTCCGCAGGTGGTGCAATCAGCATCGAGAATGAGTGGATGGTCCTGGCCCACCGCCTTGAGTGCAGGTCGGATCACCTGCGGCTCGGGACAGACGGCGAAGCAGTCCATGCAGTCGTTGCAGGCGCTGCGCTTGGCTGCAGACACCTTGAGCACGGAGGCGCGTCCGAGCAGGGCATAGAAGGCGCCCTGCGGGCACAGGTGGCCACACCAGCCGCGCGGCGCGATCAGCAGGTCGTAGAAGAAGACGCCGCCGACGATGCCCCAGGCCAGGCCGAAGCCGAAGATCAGCCCGCGATGGAACATCGACACCGGGTTCACCCACTCCCACGCCAGCGAACCGGTCGCCGCAGCAGTCACCAGCACGAAACCGAGGAGCCAGTAACGCGTGTTGGCTGCCGGCGCCTTGCCGCCCTTGAGCCCCAGACGCCGCCGCAGCCAGGCAGCCGCATCGGTCACGAGGTTCACCGGACAGACCCAGGAGCAGAACAGCCGACCACCGAACAGCACGTAGAAGGCGAGCACGATGCCCCCCCCCAGCAAGGCCTCCTGGTAAGGCCACTGCCCGGCCGCGAACTGCTGCGCGATCAGGAAGGGGTCGGTGAGCGGCAGCACGCCCAGGGTGAGGCTGGACGACAGGTTGCCCTTGACGATCCACCAGCCGAGCGCGGGCCCGACGAGGAAGAGCGCCAGGATGCCGAGCTGCGAGGCACGCCGCAGCAACAGCCACTTGTGGGCACGCAGCCAGCCCTTGGCCTCGATCGCTTCCTGTCCGGGACGCGCGACCACGCCACGCATCGCGGCGCCACGTACGCTGGTGGGCGGCACCTTGCGCTCTGGCTTGCCGCCGTTGATTGCGGAGGTCGTCGGGGCGCTCATGGCTTCCACCCCGAATCAAGCCCGCCCGGCGCCGCCGGGGCGTAGTCCGGCACACGCGGCGGTTCCTCACCGGGACGCACGCGGGTGTCACCATAGGCCTTGTCTTCCAGGCCACGCACGGGCAGTTCGATCTGGTCGCCGATGAGGGACTGGCCCGCGGCTTCCTTCTCTTCCCAGCCGCGCAGGTAGTGCTCGGCCTTCGAGCCCTGAGCGAGCTTGATCGGCAGCACCTTGATCGCCGACTCGCCCGGAAGCACGCAGGCCTGCTCGCACTTGCCGCAGCCGGTGCAGTGCTCCGAATGCACCGTGGGCAGCAACATGGCGTGGCGGTCCGAGCGCGGGTTGTGCATGCGCTCGAGCGTGATCGCCTTGTCGATGACCGGGCACACGCGGTAACAGACATCGCAGCGCAGGCCGAGGAAGTTGAGGCAGTTCTCCTGGTCGATGAGCACGGCCAGCCCCATGCGCGACTGCTCGATGTCGGTGAGCGCACGGTCGAGCGCACCGGTCGGACAGGCCACCACGCAGGGAATGTCCTCGCACATCTCGCACGGGATCCTGCGCGCCTCGAAGTACGGCGTGCCGGTAGCCACGCTGTCGCCGAGCTCGGCCAGCTTCAGGGTGTTGTAGGGACAGTCGCGCACGCACAGGCCGCAGCGCACGCAGGCTGCCAGGAACGCCGCTTCGGGGAGGGCGCCGGGAGGACGGATGGCAGTGGCCGGCAACGCCGACGCCTGCTCCGCGTACATCCCGACGCCGAGCGCGAGCAGACCGGCTCCGCCCGCCACGCCGGCCGATTCCTTCAGGAAACGGCGGCGCGAGGTCGGAACCTTCGTCCCGCTGCGCTCAGTCTTGTCCACTTGCTTGCTCATGTGTGTCGTGGATCACCGGCTCCGCACGCCGCCCCCCGGTCGATCGTGCGGAACCCAGTTTCACGCCTCCATCATCAGGCCTTGACCACCTTCACCGGGCACTTCTTGAAGTCGGTTTCCTTGGAGATCGGGCAGGTCGCGTCCAGGATCAGCTTGTTCACCAGGCGCCCTTCGTCGAAGAAGGGGATGAAGATCAGGCCGACCGGCGGCTTGTTGCGCCCACGCGTCTCGAGGCGCGCCACCACCTCGCCACGCTTGGAGATCACCTTGACTGCCATGCCGCGCTGCAGGCCGCGCTTCTGCGCGTCCTCCGGGTGCATGAAGACCTGCGCATCCGGAACCGAACGGTGCAGCTCGGGCACGCGACGGGTCATCGAGCCGGTGTGCCAGTGCTCCAGGACACGCCCGGTACACATCCACATGTCGTACTCGGCGTCCGGCATCTCGGGCGGATCCTGATAGGGCAGCGCGAAGACGATCGCCTTCTTGTCGGGATGTCCGTAGAAGCTCCAGCCTTCCCCGGCCTGGACGTAGGGGTCGTAGCCTTCGCGGTAGCGCCACAGGGTTTCCTTGCCCTCGACCACCGGCCAGCGGAAACCGCGCGCACGATGGTAGGCATCGAAGTCGGCGAGGTCGTGCGCCTTGCCACGCCCGAAGGTCGCGTACTCCTCGAACAGGCCTTTCTGAAGGTAGTAGCCGAGCGCCTGCGACTCGTCGTTCATGTAGCCCGGAATCGCGTGCTCGTTGACCTTGGCCACCTCCTCGAGCGGAAACTTGTTGACCTGGCCGTTGGCATAGAGCACGTCGTAGAGGGTCTTGCCCTTGTACTCCGGCATCTTGTCGAGCAGCTCGG
This region of Thauera sp. JM12B12 genomic DNA includes:
- a CDS encoding NapC/NirT family cytochrome c, translating into MTDNKKSLMQRIRGAGWGAVVLLFAAGVVFWGGFNWALEMTNTEKFCISCHEMQENVFKEYRNTIHYQNRTGVRATCPDCHVPKEWGPKMIRKVKASRELYGKVMGTIDTPEKFNQERLRLAENEWRRMKANNSQECRNCHNYEYFDYSVQGRRSNQMHQAGFAEGKTCIDCHKGIAHSLPPVVQNIGAERSGVAPEMLHPRPPAAQQ
- the ccmA gene encoding cytochrome c biogenesis heme-transporting ATPase CcmA, with translation MLEVRQLACLKGDRLLFRDLAFRLPAGELLRVAGPNGVGKTSLLRLVTGLAMPEAGEVQWRGHSIRREREAFHGELLYLGHAAALNDLLTPLENLRFACSAAGDEVDAQRCVDALVRIGLANQLDLPARVLSQGQRRRVGLARLFLSANRPLWVLDEPFTALDVHAVADLAATLSDHCDAGGMVMLTTHQDAPFRRPPAVLDVGAFAC
- a CDS encoding heme lyase CcmF/NrfE family subunit, yielding MIPELGHFALILALVLSLVQAVVPLIGAQRNSMALMAVGRPAAQGQFFFILFSYVCLTWAFVTSDFSVQLAASNSHSATPLMYKITGVWGNHEGSLLLWAMSLSLWTVAVTVFSRHLPDAFLARVLGVLGLVSAGFISFTLVTSNPFERLLPGVGEGRDLNPLLQDPGMIIHPPLLYMGYVGFSVAFAFAIAALLSGRLDAAWARWSRPWTTIAWVFLTAGIAVGSGWAYYELGWGGWWFWDPVENASFMPWLLGTALIHSLAVTEKRGAFRSWTVLLAIGAFSLSLLGTFLVRSGVITSVHAFATDPKRGLYILALLVIVIGFSLLLYAMRANKLMGGGSFAFVSRETALLGNNVLLTVASASVLLGTLYPLFLDALNLGKISVGPPYFEAVFVPLMTPVVVLMMFGPFLRWKDDDLAAAARKVAPAFIASILIGVGTAMAVDHLTWRTALGLSLAAWVVLASVQLLYGRLKERAGAAAGARLRSITAAWWGMWLAHLGVGVFIIGVTLVGSLDRSLDVKMKEGQRAELAGYSFLFRGAVDADGPNYDAARGIIELSRDGRVLDTLTPEKRLYRAQGMPMTEASLDIGVFRDVYVSLGEQLPDGSWIVSLYYKPFISWIWMGCVLMGLGGVFAAADRRYRRLAAREAATGGQRVAASA
- the ccmB gene encoding heme exporter protein CcmB, with the translated sequence MLSTFFAVLRRDLLLAWRGRADVLVTLAFFIIVVCLFPFGVGAEPNQLRAIAPGVLWVAALLACLLSLHRLFAQDYADGTLEQLLLSREPAALWVMAKVLAFWISTGLPVVAVAPAMALLLDLEQGGLPVLILSLALGTPILALLGAVGAALTLGLRGGGMLLALLVLPLFVPVLIFGAGAVEAELSGSGAVAHLLLLGGGLAGAIALAPVACAAALRISTD
- the ccmE gene encoding cytochrome c maturation protein CcmE, with the protein product MKARSKRLMLVGGGVALLFAAVALVLSAFQQNLVFFHTPTEVSEGKAPTGKTFRIGGMVEDGSIQREADGITVRFAITDTAKVIPVTYSGTLPDLFKEGKGAVVQGKLEGGVFRATEVLAKHDENYMPPEAAHAVEQAQKAAQTVSQ
- the napG gene encoding ferredoxin-type protein NapG translates to MSKQVDKTERSGTKVPTSRRRFLKESAGVAGGAGLLALGVGMYAEQASALPATAIRPPGALPEAAFLAACVRCGLCVRDCPYNTLKLAELGDSVATGTPYFEARRIPCEMCEDIPCVVACPTGALDRALTDIEQSRMGLAVLIDQENCLNFLGLRCDVCYRVCPVIDKAITLERMHNPRSDRHAMLLPTVHSEHCTGCGKCEQACVLPGESAIKVLPIKLAQGSKAEHYLRGWEEKEAAGQSLIGDQIELPVRGLEDKAYGDTRVRPGEEPPRVPDYAPAAPGGLDSGWKP
- the napH gene encoding quinol dehydrogenase ferredoxin subunit NapH, with the translated sequence MSAPTTSAINGGKPERKVPPTSVRGAAMRGVVARPGQEAIEAKGWLRAHKWLLLRRASQLGILALFLVGPALGWWIVKGNLSSSLTLGVLPLTDPFLIAQQFAAGQWPYQEALLGGGIVLAFYVLFGGRLFCSWVCPVNLVTDAAAWLRRRLGLKGGKAPAANTRYWLLGFVLVTAAATGSLAWEWVNPVSMFHRGLIFGFGLAWGIVGGVFFYDLLIAPRGWCGHLCPQGAFYALLGRASVLKVSAAKRSACNDCMDCFAVCPEPQVIRPALKAVGQDHPLILDADCTTCGRCVDVCGKDVFRITTRFNRSES
- the ccmD gene encoding heme exporter protein CcmD is translated as MSQWESWSAFWDMGGAAFFVWGSYGVTFALIALELALVFQRRKDTVRRLLRWRRAVGKDSSKRTGDGFAPAMESEQ
- a CDS encoding nitrate reductase cytochrome c-type subunit; amino-acid sequence: MKKQTRNLVIALVAALGIGAALPDVAEAQSVRSIRGADVADPELAVGNFKPIPDQAPLPRDYVQQPPLVPHKVDGYEVSINFNKCMDCHSWTRYRETGATKVSVTHFKDREGSELSNISPRRYFCLQCHVPQTDARPLVENQFQRAQGLR
- the ccmC gene encoding heme ABC transporter permease CcmC, whose protein sequence is MTNPERGRSLLRFASPQHFYPLAGRLAPWFAAIAIVLTVIGLWLGFFVAPTDATQGQVYRVIFIHVPAAWMSMFIYLVMAFWSAVGLVMNTRLSFVMSQALAPTGAMFCFVALWTGALWGKPTWGAYWVWDARLTSQLLLLFLYFGFIALTRAIEDPRRADRAGAIIALVGAVNVPIIYFSVQWWNTLHQGASVSLTKAPSMAATMLAGMLVMAFASWAYTLAVVFWRVRPMILERERHTEWVAAELERSAPAAMSNLGGRA